In the Clostridium sp. 'White wine YQ' genome, CTCCTCTTGTAAGTTTTTTAAATACCAACAACCCATTTGTATATTTTTTTCTGGATCAAATAGATCTTCACTTTTAAAGTTATTATTATTCATTGACTTTGCAATCCATTCAGCTGTAGGTTCGGTCAATTGCATAAGACCAATGGCCTGCTTCTTAGAAGCTACGTCTTTATTAAACTTACTTTCAGTATTAATTACAGACATCACTAAATATGGATCTAAGCCATTTTCCTTTGAATATTTCAAAATATAACCCTTATATTTAAGCGGATATAAAGTATTATATATAATTTCTCTTGAAATCAATACAATAGCTATTAGAGTCAAAACTACTATAAATACTCTCTTTAATTTCATTATTGTCTCCCATAGAATTACTTATAACTATTTAATATTTCAACTAAATCTTTTACCTGAACTGCAGTTGATGCTATGTCTTTTGAATTATCAACAATTATGTTTGAAAAATCCTTTTTCTTTTCTAAATTCATTTGTGAATTTATTCTTTGAAGAGCTTCACTTTGATTTAACTTATCTCTTTCCTTAAGCCTTGCGATTTGAGTATTATGGTCTACCCATACTAGAATTACTAGGTCCATTGACTCATGAAGTTTATTTTCTATTAATGTTGGAGCATCCAAAATAACTACTTTCTCACCTTTTTTTTCTTTTTCTGAGAATGCTAAATCAATTTCTTTTAATATATATGGTAGAATTATCTCTTCATACTTTATTCTTAGTCTTGGAAACCTAAAAATATGATTACCAAATTCTTTTCTTCTAAATTCTCCTCTCCAGTCAAAAAAACCTTCCCCAAATTCTACTCTTACTCTCTTTAATATTTCAGGATATTTTTTAAGTACATCCTTAGCTATTGCATCTGCATCTATTATCTGAAATCCTGATTCTCTTAAGAATCCTGAAACTGTACTTTTTCCTGATGCAATTCCTCCAGTTAGTCCGACCTTTAACATTTTACTCACTCCTATTTTGCGTCATACCAATTGTGACCAACATTCAAGTCAACTTCTAAAGGAACACTTAACTCTAAAACATTTTCCATTTCTGTTTTTACTAGTTTTTTAACTTCCTCTAGCTCATTAGGCTTAACGTTTAATATAAGTTCATCATGAACTTGTAATATCAATGTACTTTTTAAATTCTTTTCTCTAAGCTTATCATAAACTTTTATCATAGCTATTTTTATAATATCTGCTGCACTTCCTTGAATGGGTGCATTCATAGCTAATCTTTCCCCTAAAGCCTTTAAAATCTTATTTGAAGCTTTTATTTCAGGTATAAATCTTCTACGATTTAATATTGTATGAACATACCCATCTTCGTTTGCTTTTTCTATCACTCCATTTAAATATCCTTTTATTTTAGGGTATCTATCAAAGTAGATGTTCATATATTCGCCTGCTTCTTTTTTTGTAATACCTAAATCTTGTGCAAGCGAAAAATCAGAAATACCATATACTATTCCAAAATTAACTGCCTTTGCTCTACCTCTCATTAGTGAAGTTACTTCTTCTAGTGGTACTTTAAAAACTTCTGATGCAGTCTTTGTATGGATATCTATATCCTCTTTAAAGGCATTTATCATATTTTCATCTCCAGACATATGAGCTAACACTCTTAACTCAATTTGAGAATAGTCTGCAGATAGAATTAGATCATCTTCATTATTTGGTATAAATACTTTTCTTATTGCTCTACCCATTTCATACTTTATAGGTATATTCTGAAGATTTGGTTCTGTAGAACTTAATCTACCTGTTGTTGTAACTGTTTGGTTAAAACTTGAATGTATATGTCCATCTGAATCTATAACATTCTTTAATCCTTCAATATATGTTGAATATATTTTAGATATTTGTCTAAAATAAGTAATTTCCTTAATTATAGGGTGTTTATCTACAAGCTTCTCTAATACCTCAGCATTAGTTGAGTAGCCTGTTTTAGTCTTTTTAACAGGTGGTAAATCTAACTTTTCAAATAATATTTTACCTAACTGCTTAGGCGAATTTATATTAAACTCTTCCCCTGCTAATTCATATATCTTAGCCCCAGTCTCTTCAATCTCCTTTTTAAAAGTGACTGAAAGCTCTTCTAACATATTTTTATTTACTTTAAAGCCCTCACATTCCATAGCTGATAGAACATCTGCTAATGGAAGTTCTACCTTATAGTAAAGTTCCTCCATATCATCAGCCTTTAACCTTTCTATAAATATATTAGAAAGGTCTTTTAGATAATGTACTCCATCAGCTTTCATTTCTTCTTGTGAGCCTTTTAGTTCCTTACCTAAATATTCTCCAATTAGAACTTCTAATGGATACTTTCCTTTTGAGGAGTCTATTATATATGCAGCTAATTCCACGTCAAATTCTATTGCTTTTGGTTCTATATTAAACTTTCTTAAAACAGTAAGAGTATTCTTTATTCCGTATGAGTATTTTATTATATTATCATTTTCAAATATTTTCTTAAGTAATTTAATATACTCTTCTCTATTTTCTTTTTCAATATCCAATGCTTTTACTTCATAATCTCCAAGCTCTGTACTTATAAATAATTTATCTATATTAATTTTTGAATATAATTCTTCATTTATAAGTTGAGATACTATATATACTTCTTTTTTGATGCTTGAAACAAGTTCCTTAAAATCTTTCAAACTATCTATAATCTTAACTGGAATTTTTTCAACTTCTTCTTTTTCTTCTGAAACCTCAAATCTTCCTAGTAAAGACTTCATTCCTAGTTTTAGAAATAAATTTCTTACTTCGGCATTATTAATATGCTCTTTATGTTTTTTATCTTCCCAAGTGAAATCTACAGGCACATTTCTCATAATAGTCGCAAGTCTCTTACTAAACACTGCATCTTCTCTATGATTTTCAAGGTTTTCTTTAATCTTCTTACCACTAATTTCTTCAATATTATCTAGAACATTCTCTAAGGTTCCATAAGTTTGAATCAATTTATATGCAGTCTTTTCACCTATACCAGGAACCCCTGGAATATTATCTGATTTATCTCCCATTAATCCTTTTACATCAATAAATTGAGTAGGAGTTACACCAAAATCTTCTATCATTTTTTTATGGTCATATATTTCTTTCTCTGAAACACCTTTTTTAGTAATAATTATCTTTGTTGAATCAGAGGCTAATTGCAGAGCATCTCTATCTCCTGTCAAAATATAAACTTCTTTATCACTTTCTTCTCCAAGTTTTGAAATAGTTCCAAGTAAGTCATCTGCTTCAAAACCATCTAATTCAAAAACAGGTATACCAAGAAGAGCCAACATGTCCTTCACAACTGGAAATTGTTCTGCTAATTCATCTGGCATTCTTTTTCTACCTGCTTTATAATCTGTGTATTCTTCATGTCTAAATGTAGGCGCTTTTCTATCAAAAGTCGCTATTATGTAATCAGGCTGTATTTCATCTTCTATCTTAAAAATCATATTTGCAAATCCATAAATCGCATTTGTATGTAGCCCTTCACTATTAGTAAGTGGTGGTAGTGCATAAAAGGCTCTATTCATGATTGAATTTGAATCTATAAGTAATACTCTTTCCATAACTTCCTCCATATTGTATAAACACTTTTACATTATAATTATACTATTTTTCTTGGAAAACTTCACCTTAGTATTATTAATTTTAACACATATAGATTATAATATAACCATATAGAAAAATATATTTTACATTTAAGGAGTATAAACATGGAAAATTTATTAAAAAAATATGCTTTATTAGCTGTAAAGACTGGAGTTAATGTTAAGAAAGATCAATACTTAGTAATCAATTCTCCCATTGAATGTGCTTTCTTTGCAAGACAAATAGCCGAAGAAGCTTATAAATTAGGTGCAAAGCAAGTAATAATACATTGGAATGATGAAAAATTCGCAAGAATAAACTATACTTATGCCTCAATAGAAGCACTAGAGGATATACCAAATTGGATGGTTGATTCTTATCTATCCTATGCTAAAAAAGGTGCTGCATTCCTAAGCATTTCTGCTTCTGACCCTGAAAATTTAAAAGGAATTGATGCAAATAAGATTTCAGCTTCATTAAAAGCAAGACAAATAGCTTTAAGGGAATATTCTGACTTACTTATGAGCAATAAATGCCCTTGGAGCATAGTTTCAATCCCAACTACAGCCTGGGCTAAAAAAGTTTTCTCAAATGTATCTGAAGAGGAAGCTGTTTCTAAACTATGGGAACAAATTTTCAAAATTGTCCGCATAGATAAAGAAGATCCAGATAAAGCTTGGGAAGAACATTTAGCAAATTTAGATGAAAAGATGCATTATCTAAATGAAAAGAATTTCAAACTACTCCACTATACTAATTCTCTAGGAACCGATTTAAAAATTGAACTTCCTAAAGATCATTTATGGTGTGGTGGTGCAGATAAAATGTCTGATGGAAGAAGCTTTGTTGCAAACATGCCTACAGAAGAAGTATTTACGCTTCCGTTAAAGACAGGCATAAATGGTAAAGTCGTTTCCTCAATGCCATTAAACTATAGTGGAAACTTAATTAATAATTTTTCTCTAACCTTTAAGGATGGAAGAATTGTTGATTTTGAAGCTGAGGAAGGATACGAGACATTAAAACACTTAATAGAAACCGATGAAGGCTCTCATTACTTAGGGGAAGTTGCATTAGTTCCATATGATTCTCCAATATCAAATTCTGGTGTAATATTCTTTAATACACTATATGATGAGAATGCTTCTTGCCACCTTGCCATAGGTAAAGCATATCCATTCTGTCTAAAAGATTCAGATGGATTATCAAAAGATGACCTAGTAAAAAAAGGAGCAAATGATTCTTTAGCACACGTAGATTTTATGGTTGGAACAAAAGACTTAGATATTGTTGGTATAACAAATTCAGGAGAAAAATTTCAAATATTTAAGGATGGAAACTGGGCATTCTAATAAAAAAGAAGAGGCGTTGCCTCTTCTTTTTATTTATATAATTATTATTAACTTAAATAGAAGTCTTTAGCTACATTTCTTCTATAATTCTTTGTATAACTTATCTGAAGGATCTTTCTAGTTATGCTGCACTTTTCCATAATATTTATTAACAAATTTGCTAGAATGCTGTTTACTCCAAACATTACACAATATGAAAATATATCAATTAGTATTGGTAAATCATAAATTCTCTTATCTATTTCTGCAAGTAGAAAAATTGGGGAAAGCTGAAAAAGTCCATATATAGTTAATTTTACAATTGATAATTGAATTGATTTTTTTGGACACATATTAATACATCTTTGACAACTTTCACATCTCCAGCTCCATTTTGGTTTACCACTCTGCATTTCGATAGCATTTACTGGACAAATATTTTTACATTTCGAACAGTTATTACATGAATTATCTGCTATATAGGTTTTACCTAAAAATTTACGTCCAAGGTTATTAAATATAATAAAAATAATCCATGAAATAGCTAATGTCACGATATTTCTATTCTTGAATCTAGTTTCATTATTTATAAGTTTTTTTGCAACTTCCCTTGTCTCTTTTTCGGCTTCTCTAAAAATCTCTTTCTGCTTTTCTTTTGGTTTAGGATTAAATATTTGAGTCCAATTGTAATCATAAGTAACCATATCAGTTAAAACTACTTTAAATCCCTTCTTACTAAGAATTCTTTTTAATGAGAATAAAGATTGTCCTTCGAACCCGGCTGAGGTACACACAATTGCTGCCTTGCTATAAATAGGATTTTTTATATTTGAAATGTACCTAAGCATAATTTCAGGTGTTCCAAATCCATAGATAGGATAACAAAATATATGTAATTCATAATTACCTAATTTCCTATCATTATCTTTTTCAATATTAACTAGATCTGCTTCATATCCACTTTTATATAATTCATCAGCTAATAACATAACCATACTATTTGTGTTACCAGTTCCTGAAAAATAATGAATAAGGCATTTATCCATAACTATTCTCCCTATTTTTGATTGCTTAATAATTTATCTAAATACACTGACTTTAACTGTTTACTTGCCATAGCTCTATTAATTGGTGGAAGCTTTAATATAGAAGAAAAAACTGCCGCCATTGCTCTATGACTTGCTAACGCTTTATTATCAAAAAGAAGCTCTTGAAGCTGACCTTTTTCGATAGCTTGTAATACTATTCTATGAGTGGTATTTACTGGTGTTATTATCTTTTTTTCTCTACTTTTTAAACTAATACTCTTTTTAGGACAGTTCCTTACACACACTCCACAGCCAAGGCATATATTCTCATCGACTACTGCCTTCTTAGATATGGAATCTATTTTTATTGCTTCTATAGGGCAAACCTTTGAACACTTTCCACAACCTACGCAGCTTTCTTCTTCAACTTTAGGTAAAAAGGCTGTTGTTTGAATTGGATTTGCATAGCCAAACTTTTTAACAGCTAACATTCCCTCACAGCAACAACCACAACAATTACACATGAACAAGGAATCCTCTCTCACATTTTCTCCGCATTGAACTAAATTGTGCTCGTATGCCATATTTAAAATGTCCAAACCTTCTGCTGCATCTATAGCTCTTCCATAACCATTTTTGCTTAATGAATAAGCTGGATTTCCAAGTGTTATACATGTTTCCATTGGTGCATCACACTCTTTTCCTAAGTGCTGCATTTTATGCCTACAAAAGCACATACTTACTGTAATGAATCTTGCATTTTTTATCACATTGCTCGCTCTATCATAATCCATTATCTCAAGTTCATTTTCCCTGGAGAGAACTCCTTCCTGTACAAATGCTTTGCCAAATTTTGTTTCTGTTCCGAGAAATAAATCTTTTATAAAGTCCTCTTCTACGTTTAAATACTGATAGTAAAGCTCTGATAATGTCTTTTGATCAATATCCCCTCTTGTTCTCATAAGTGAAAACTCAAAAAAACCTAACATCGGCGGAGGAAGACAATACTCTTTTTTCCCATCATAATCAATATCTAAAATAATAGCTTTTGAGGCCAATTTTTGAAGAATATTTTCCGTCTGAACTTCGTCCATTTTCCAAATATAACTTGCTGTTTTAACTGAAAAAGGTTTAATAGGCAACATTGCTACAAGCTCTGCCTCCTTTTCAGTAAATAGCATACTAAGTATTTTATATAAAGTTTGTGATGGTGGTGCCCCCTGTGGAAATCTATTAAGCCTTTCCTCTAGCCTTTTATAGGCATTTTTATTCGAAATATGAGACATTAACTTACACCCTTTCTATTCAACTTTCTCACTAACTATTTCTAAAATTTTGTAGTTCTTTATAAATATTACTATAGATTACCTGATTAGTGTTGTCTATAGACTTGAGTAATAAACGTAAAAATAGTAGCATCCTATTTTATAATGCTACTATTTTTTATCTTCTATCTTAAATTTATCTTTATTGCTTGATCTTTAAAAACCTTTAAATCTGTATCCTTAGTTCTATAAAGCTTAACATAATCTGAATAGTCATTATTATCATCTTTGTTTAAATAAAAAGTTGAAGTATATATACCTGTACTTCTATCTAGATGTTCTTCATTATACCCCGAAGGTTTCTCTAATTCCTTATCATTTTTGTCATAGAACTTAAAGAAATTATATGGTGTTACTACCCCATTTTTGCGATAACTGATTTTAATATGTGTTTTATCAAATTTAATATCTTCTATTGTCAGACTACCATATTCGCTTAATTTTATTGTGTCAGGTAATTTGCCTATATTTAAATGTTCACTTGGAGTGTCTTTTGAATTGAACTTAAAATGAATAGGTACTATATTAAAATATTCACTATTCTTATTAACACCCAAAAACTCAAAAGTAATAGTTGTCTTTCCATTTGAGGTCTCATTTATATTACGATTAAATATTGTGGAATAGTTTCCTTTATCATCTGTTATTGCAAAATAATATAATAAATAATCTTTAATATTTGCGTCACTTGTTATTACTACTTGATTTCCTAAAGGTGATATAATTACCTTGTCTATTGTTATTTCTCTATTTATATTATCTCCAAAATTAATATTAGTCGTAATATTAGGTTTAATTATTTTACTATCTATAGCTACTTTACTTTTATCTACATCTGTTTCTATCTTCCAGGTCCCTTTTGTACCTAATATGCTCTCAGCTAATATCTCAAGCTTAAATTTATCCTTTAAGTTCACGGAAGATATATTTGCTTTTGTCATCCCTTTAAGAACTCTATCAGATTCAAAATATGCTTCACAATCATCATTTGCACCAAACTCTAAAGCTCTACCATCTACTTTATATTTTATATTTGCTTCATTGAAAAATGCTGACAACTCATCTGTAGAATCTTTTTTTTCAATCTCTTTATCACTTTCCACTGTATAAAAAACATATATAAAATTATCATCTACATCTATATTATCAACGGTAAACTTAATTCCTTCATCTTTAACTGCTATTCCTATAGGATTGTTCAATGCTTCAACCCTTACTTCATCTCCAGAAAACTTCGAGTCGTTATTTCCCTTGAAATATCCTATAACATTATTAACTGCAGCTTTTACGCTAGGTGAATTAAACGAAATACCTATTATGAAAACTAATAAAACACACGCTACTGCTATAAACTTTTGTGTATTTACTTTTCTCTTTATTTTCACAGAACCATCAGGTAAGTTTTGCATTAATGTACATATCTTATTATCGAAATTTTTAGGAACTGCCCACTTTTCATTGTTTATATTCTTCTTAATTATCTCATCAAAATCACTCATCTAAATCACTCCAATCAGAATCTTCCAATATAATTTTCAACTTCTTTTTTGATCTACTAAGCCGTGATTTTACCGTACCTTCAGAAACATTCAGAATTTTACTTATTTCACTTATACTCATATCTTCATAGTAAAATAGTGTCAATATTATTTGGGAATCCTTGTCCAACTTATTTATATAATTTATCATATAACCTTCATACGCATCTTCATAGGATAGGTTATATTTCTCCATATTCTCTTGTAGTTCTACTCTCTTACCCTTGTTGTAAGTTCTATAGCATTCATTTATAAGGATTCTCATAATCCAAGCTTTAAAATTCTTTTTATCTTGTAGTTTGCTTAAGTTTTTAAATGCCTTAAATATCGTTTCACTGACTACATCTTCTACATCCTGCTCATGTTTTAGTATTCCTTTTGCTACTCTATATAAAGAAATTTTTTGCTCAAAAACTAATTCAACGAATACCTCTCTAGTTATCTCTTTAACTCGTTCTCTTTTAAAATTCGTATTATATATGTTAATAATACCTTCTGTCATTCCCACATCTCTTCACCTCCTACACTATTTAGATAAATAAGCACAATAAAAGGTTCCATGTTCCATTTAATATATTATTTAGCATACAAAAAATCATTGTATTTGTAAAATTAGTGCTCTTCATTATGTTTGACTGAAAATTACTTGAATTTACTAAAAAATAGTCTAAAATGTTATTTAGAGTTGTAATAAGAAATTTTCTTAATCACATAATAAGGGGGCAAATAAATGTACAGTTTTAAAAATGATTATAGTGAAGGAGCTCATCCAAGAATATTAAATGCTCTTATAGAGTCTAATCTTGAACAAACAGAAGGTTATGGTGAGGATAAATATTCCCTAGAAGCCATAGAGATCTTAAAAAGTAAGATTCAAAATGATACTATAGATATTCACTTTTTTGTAGGTGGTACTCAAACCAACTTAACTGCTATTTCAGCATTTCTAAGAC is a window encoding:
- a CDS encoding lytic transglycosylase domain-containing protein, encoding MKLKRVFIVVLTLIAIVLISREIIYNTLYPLKYKGYILKYSKENGLDPYLVMSVINTESKFNKDVASKKQAIGLMQLTEPTAEWIAKSMNNNNFKSEDLFDPEKNIQMGCWYLKNLQEEFGTTELVLAAYNAGRGNVSKWLNNSDISKDGKNLHNIPYGETDKYIKKVKVNYNIYKLLYKT
- the coaE gene encoding dephospho-CoA kinase (Dephospho-CoA kinase (CoaE) performs the final step in coenzyme A biosynthesis.); the protein is MLKVGLTGGIASGKSTVSGFLRESGFQIIDADAIAKDVLKKYPEILKRVRVEFGEGFFDWRGEFRRKEFGNHIFRFPRLRIKYEEIILPYILKEIDLAFSEKEKKGEKVVILDAPTLIENKLHESMDLVILVWVDHNTQIARLKERDKLNQSEALQRINSQMNLEKKKDFSNIIVDNSKDIASTAVQVKDLVEILNSYK
- the polA gene encoding DNA polymerase I, encoding MERVLLIDSNSIMNRAFYALPPLTNSEGLHTNAIYGFANMIFKIEDEIQPDYIIATFDRKAPTFRHEEYTDYKAGRKRMPDELAEQFPVVKDMLALLGIPVFELDGFEADDLLGTISKLGEESDKEVYILTGDRDALQLASDSTKIIITKKGVSEKEIYDHKKMIEDFGVTPTQFIDVKGLMGDKSDNIPGVPGIGEKTAYKLIQTYGTLENVLDNIEEISGKKIKENLENHREDAVFSKRLATIMRNVPVDFTWEDKKHKEHINNAEVRNLFLKLGMKSLLGRFEVSEEKEEVEKIPVKIIDSLKDFKELVSSIKKEVYIVSQLINEELYSKINIDKLFISTELGDYEVKALDIEKENREEYIKLLKKIFENDNIIKYSYGIKNTLTVLRKFNIEPKAIEFDVELAAYIIDSSKGKYPLEVLIGEYLGKELKGSQEEMKADGVHYLKDLSNIFIERLKADDMEELYYKVELPLADVLSAMECEGFKVNKNMLEELSVTFKKEIEETGAKIYELAGEEFNINSPKQLGKILFEKLDLPPVKKTKTGYSTNAEVLEKLVDKHPIIKEITYFRQISKIYSTYIEGLKNVIDSDGHIHSSFNQTVTTTGRLSSTEPNLQNIPIKYEMGRAIRKVFIPNNEDDLILSADYSQIELRVLAHMSGDENMINAFKEDIDIHTKTASEVFKVPLEEVTSLMRGRAKAVNFGIVYGISDFSLAQDLGITKKEAGEYMNIYFDRYPKIKGYLNGVIEKANEDGYVHTILNRRRFIPEIKASNKILKALGERLAMNAPIQGSAADIIKIAMIKVYDKLREKNLKSTLILQVHDELILNVKPNELEEVKKLVKTEMENVLELSVPLEVDLNVGHNWYDAK
- a CDS encoding aminopeptidase, which codes for MENLLKKYALLAVKTGVNVKKDQYLVINSPIECAFFARQIAEEAYKLGAKQVIIHWNDEKFARINYTYASIEALEDIPNWMVDSYLSYAKKGAAFLSISASDPENLKGIDANKISASLKARQIALREYSDLLMSNKCPWSIVSIPTTAWAKKVFSNVSEEEAVSKLWEQIFKIVRIDKEDPDKAWEEHLANLDEKMHYLNEKNFKLLHYTNSLGTDLKIELPKDHLWCGGADKMSDGRSFVANMPTEEVFTLPLKTGINGKVVSSMPLNYSGNLINNFSLTFKDGRIVDFEAEEGYETLKHLIETDEGSHYLGEVALVPYDSPISNSGVIFFNTLYDENASCHLAIGKAYPFCLKDSDGLSKDDLVKKGANDSLAHVDFMVGTKDLDIVGITNSGEKFQIFKDGNWAF
- a CDS encoding EFR1 family ferrodoxin (N-terminal region resembles flavodoxins. C-terminal ferrodoxin region binds two 4Fe-4S clusters.), with the protein product MDKCLIHYFSGTGNTNSMVMLLADELYKSGYEADLVNIEKDNDRKLGNYELHIFCYPIYGFGTPEIMLRYISNIKNPIYSKAAIVCTSAGFEGQSLFSLKRILSKKGFKVVLTDMVTYDYNWTQIFNPKPKEKQKEIFREAEKETREVAKKLINNETRFKNRNIVTLAISWIIFIIFNNLGRKFLGKTYIADNSCNNCSKCKNICPVNAIEMQSGKPKWSWRCESCQRCINMCPKKSIQLSIVKLTIYGLFQLSPIFLLAEIDKRIYDLPILIDIFSYCVMFGVNSILANLLINIMEKCSITRKILQISYTKNYRRNVAKDFYLS
- a CDS encoding 4Fe-4S dicluster domain-containing protein, with product MSHISNKNAYKRLEERLNRFPQGAPPSQTLYKILSMLFTEKEAELVAMLPIKPFSVKTASYIWKMDEVQTENILQKLASKAIILDIDYDGKKEYCLPPPMLGFFEFSLMRTRGDIDQKTLSELYYQYLNVEEDFIKDLFLGTETKFGKAFVQEGVLSRENELEIMDYDRASNVIKNARFITVSMCFCRHKMQHLGKECDAPMETCITLGNPAYSLSKNGYGRAIDAAEGLDILNMAYEHNLVQCGENVREDSLFMCNCCGCCCEGMLAVKKFGYANPIQTTAFLPKVEEESCVGCGKCSKVCPIEAIKIDSISKKAVVDENICLGCGVCVRNCPKKSISLKSREKKIITPVNTTHRIVLQAIEKGQLQELLFDNKALASHRAMAAVFSSILKLPPINRAMASKQLKSVYLDKLLSNQK
- a CDS encoding DUF4179 domain-containing protein — its product is MSDFDEIIKKNINNEKWAVPKNFDNKICTLMQNLPDGSVKIKRKVNTQKFIAVACVLLVFIIGISFNSPSVKAAVNNVIGYFKGNNDSKFSGDEVRVEALNNPIGIAVKDEGIKFTVDNIDVDDNFIYVFYTVESDKEIEKKDSTDELSAFFNEANIKYKVDGRALEFGANDDCEAYFESDRVLKGMTKANISSVNLKDKFKLEILAESILGTKGTWKIETDVDKSKVAIDSKIIKPNITTNINFGDNINREITIDKVIISPLGNQVVITSDANIKDYLLYYFAITDDKGNYSTIFNRNINETSNGKTTITFEFLGVNKNSEYFNIVPIHFKFNSKDTPSEHLNIGKLPDTIKLSEYGSLTIEDIKFDKTHIKISYRKNGVVTPYNFFKFYDKNDKELEKPSGYNEEHLDRSTGIYTSTFYLNKDDNNDYSDYVKLYRTKDTDLKVFKDQAIKINLR
- a CDS encoding RNA polymerase sigma factor, whose amino-acid sequence is MTEGIINIYNTNFKRERVKEITREVFVELVFEQKISLYRVAKGILKHEQDVEDVVSETIFKAFKNLSKLQDKKNFKAWIMRILINECYRTYNKGKRVELQENMEKYNLSYEDAYEGYMINYINKLDKDSQIILTLFYYEDMSISEISKILNVSEGTVKSRLSRSKKKLKIILEDSDWSDLDE